A region from the Kineothrix sp. IPX-CK genome encodes:
- a CDS encoding gamma-glutamyl-gamma-aminobutyrate hydrolase family protein, with the protein MYQDNTLPYRGDLKVAIVGRAKDTVNYEKALTSMGVSCLTTMDLAHLSEFDALLLPGGGDITPAFFGQKNQGSRNMDTELDIIQLQSLDFFVKREYPVLGICKGIQIINVYFNGTIIQDLKQAPHHAWDNGDKVHSSAALPDSLLFSLYGRRFNVNSAHHQGIGKVGHSLSVIQTSDDNIIEGIVHDTLPVIGVQWHPERLFDDSASGSTVDGRLLFSYFLSLCDTAGV; encoded by the coding sequence ATGTATCAAGACAATACATTGCCCTACCGCGGCGATCTAAAGGTGGCAATAGTAGGAAGGGCAAAGGATACCGTTAATTATGAAAAAGCTCTGACCTCAATGGGAGTCTCCTGCCTGACCACAATGGATCTTGCCCATTTATCAGAGTTCGACGCACTCCTGCTTCCGGGAGGAGGGGATATTACTCCTGCCTTTTTCGGACAAAAAAATCAGGGGTCCAGGAATATGGACACCGAATTAGACATCATACAGCTCCAGTCGCTGGATTTCTTCGTAAAACGGGAATATCCCGTATTGGGCATTTGCAAGGGCATCCAGATCATCAACGTTTATTTTAACGGAACAATCATTCAGGATCTCAAACAGGCCCCTCATCATGCGTGGGATAATGGAGACAAAGTTCATTCCTCTGCCGCCCTCCCCGATTCTCTGCTTTTTTCATTGTACGGAAGGCGTTTCAACGTTAACAGCGCCCATCATCAGGGCATCGGCAAGGTAGGACACAGTCTCAGCGTCATCCAGACCTCCGATGACAACATCATCGAAGGAATCGTTCACGATACCCTTCCTGTCATCGGCGTTCAATGGCATCCCGAACGGCTTTTCGATGACTCGGCCTCTGGCAGTACCGTAGACGGACGATTGCTGTTTTCTTATTTTTTATCCTTATGTGACACCGCCGGAGTTTGA
- a CDS encoding Mbeg1-like protein: MGTIIDYLKEYGDYTFEKRPMNEVDSLVLCQFSYLKFDGIVPDVSDDKPFVTIKYLDIYQDKEKLFADERYKEENMALFAGMLNSARYGSLKMNYYVNLIEPERETQFSAITYILEDQTVYLAYRGTDETIIGWKEDFNLAFSEPVQGQLYSVEYMKAVARKFSKEFYVGGHSKGGNFAVFAAMNCGPEIQKRIVKVFSHDGPGFRPEIRERGQYEKIADKIVRIIPHSSLVGMLLGAHEDGYIVVESKTFGLLQHDPYTWLVKDDAFVKAKDIYKSRRFMDDALNEWILSLDDEHIHSFVDTLYEVVSASQATTLIDFTADWKKSMLAVVGAIKGLDTETAGMMKKIVVSLFEVAGAKAKEELQERAEKRRRRKEIQTPAVSHKDKK; the protein is encoded by the coding sequence ATGGGAACGATTATTGATTATCTGAAGGAATATGGAGATTATACGTTTGAAAAAAGGCCGATGAATGAAGTGGACAGCCTGGTGCTGTGCCAGTTCAGCTATTTGAAGTTTGACGGTATTGTTCCGGATGTTTCGGATGATAAGCCGTTTGTCACAATAAAATATCTGGATATCTATCAGGATAAGGAGAAGCTTTTCGCGGATGAGAGATATAAGGAGGAGAATATGGCGCTGTTTGCCGGAATGTTAAATAGCGCTCGTTATGGTTCTCTTAAGATGAATTATTATGTAAACTTGATCGAGCCGGAACGGGAAACGCAGTTTTCGGCAATTACTTATATTCTGGAGGATCAGACGGTTTATCTCGCATATCGGGGGACGGATGAGACGATTATCGGCTGGAAGGAGGATTTCAATCTGGCCTTTTCCGAGCCGGTGCAGGGGCAGCTTTACAGTGTAGAATATATGAAGGCGGTTGCCCGGAAATTTTCTAAGGAATTCTATGTGGGAGGGCATTCCAAGGGGGGGAATTTTGCCGTATTTGCGGCGATGAATTGCGGTCCGGAAATACAAAAACGAATCGTCAAGGTGTTCAGCCATGACGGACCGGGCTTCCGCCCGGAAATCAGAGAGAGGGGACAGTACGAAAAAATAGCGGATAAAATAGTGCGGATCATTCCCCACTCGTCGCTGGTAGGGATGCTGTTAGGAGCCCATGAGGACGGCTATATCGTGGTTGAAAGCAAGACTTTCGGTCTGCTGCAGCATGACCCCTATACGTGGCTTGTAAAGGACGATGCCTTTGTAAAGGCAAAGGATATATATAAAAGCAGAAGATTCATGGACGATGCATTGAACGAGTGGATTCTATCCTTAGATGATGAACATATTCATTCCTTTGTGGATACGCTGTACGAGGTGGTATCCGCTTCTCAGGCTACAACATTAATCGATTTTACTGCGGACTGGAAAAAGAGCATGTTGGCGGTAGTAGGAGCAATAAAGGGACTGGACACCGAGACGGCAGGAATGATGAAAAAAATCGTTGTATCTTTATTCGAAGTTGCCGGAGCAAAAGCAAAGGAAGAGCTTCAGGAGCGGGCGGAAAAACGCCGGAGAAGAAAGGAAATTCAAACTCCGGCGGTGTCACATAAGGATAAAAAATAA
- a CDS encoding nucleoid-associated protein yields the protein MMVKEDIRIKKVILHILDSTIGMPVLSDEEIEFGSEFADFLKEHIAKISSGDDGKTSQFYKEESEVYKMLEQYSDDFFVEISKDAAELLYSIMNSNIDIPPADLVVVRFKYGEEEYLAFLKMNYKSLYTHRTLSSQEGGNTNEVMRHKSILPSESQRLSEAAIICLKDLSVQVIERKYEVNGEKTNYFSYLFLKCSSHMSHKSKLSIVTKAVESVQKEAYDELDQYEAQMKAKSIIQEELQENGGFVVEVLADKIFEEKPELKVAFQDKMEKYDLVKEEILPQSEATTRKYQKQHLYTDTGIEIKIPMEQYKNPGSVEFITNPDGTVSVLIKNIGHLEARF from the coding sequence ATGATGGTGAAAGAGGATATAAGGATAAAGAAGGTTATATTACATATTTTGGATTCTACGATCGGGATGCCGGTGCTGTCGGATGAGGAGATTGAATTTGGGTCGGAGTTTGCGGATTTTTTGAAGGAGCATATTGCGAAGATTTCTTCGGGGGATGATGGGAAGACTTCTCAGTTCTATAAGGAGGAATCCGAAGTTTACAAGATGCTTGAGCAGTATTCGGATGATTTTTTTGTGGAAATAAGCAAGGATGCGGCGGAGTTGTTATATAGCATTATGAATAGTAATATAGATATTCCTCCGGCAGATCTTGTGGTGGTAAGGTTCAAATATGGCGAAGAGGAGTATCTGGCATTTTTGAAGATGAATTATAAATCGCTTTATACTCATCGGACGCTGTCTTCACAAGAGGGAGGTAATACGAATGAGGTCATGAGGCATAAGTCAATATTGCCCTCGGAGTCACAGAGGCTGAGCGAAGCTGCGATTATTTGCCTGAAAGACTTATCGGTGCAGGTGATAGAAAGAAAATATGAGGTAAACGGAGAAAAAACAAATTATTTTTCATATTTATTTCTTAAATGCAGCAGCCATATGTCACATAAGTCGAAGCTGTCGATCGTGACGAAAGCGGTGGAATCGGTGCAGAAGGAGGCTTATGACGAGCTGGATCAGTATGAGGCCCAGATGAAGGCGAAAAGTATCATACAGGAAGAACTGCAGGAAAACGGCGGTTTTGTGGTGGAGGTGCTTGCGGATAAGATATTTGAAGAGAAACCGGAGTTAAAAGTCGCATTTCAGGATAAAATGGAAAAGTACGATTTGGTAAAGGAAGAAATATTACCCCAAAGTGAGGCGACAACGAGAAAGTACCAGAAGCAGCATTTGTATACGGATACAGGAATCGAAATAAAGATTCCGATGGAGCAGTATAAAAATCCAGGAAGCGTTGAGTTTATTACGAATCCGGATGGCACGGTATCGGTGCTCATTAAGAATATCGGACACTTGGAGGCGCGTTTTTAG
- a CDS encoding TrkH family potassium uptake protein, with protein sequence MNYSMIRYILCRVLEFEALFLSLPCLVGIIYHEKSAVFFAAVMAACFAVSLIGRRFKPKNKVFYAKEGFVTVSLSWIILSLVGAMPFYLSGEIPSYTDALFETVSGLTTTGATILTDVEVLSRSAQFWRCFTHWIGGMGVLVLIMAVLPLSGSYNMHLLRAESPGPKVGKLVPKVKNTAMILYGIYMGITLAGTISLMLAGLSAYDAVTLAFSSVGTGGFGLLNSSAGSYSVAVQAVLTALMLICGVNFQVFYLLLIRKPKEAFASEEIRYYFIIVLLSAVMITLNTENFFDNIFLGFHHALFQVASVITTTGFSSVDYDKWPEFSKTIMFLLSMLGACAGSTSGGFKISRFIISLRSIKNEISYVIHPRGFKKIYMDGHVVESSVTKSVQVYAMIYIFIFFGSFLVLSLNEFDFTTNMAAVAATFNNVGAGFSLVGPSGNYSIFSGLSKFVLIFDMLVGRLELLPILILLSPGTWKK encoded by the coding sequence ATGAATTATTCGATGATACGTTACATACTATGCAGGGTTTTGGAGTTTGAGGCATTGTTCCTGTCGCTGCCTTGTCTGGTGGGTATAATATACCATGAGAAAAGTGCCGTTTTTTTTGCGGCCGTCATGGCGGCCTGCTTTGCGGTCAGTTTGATAGGAAGGCGGTTTAAGCCGAAGAATAAAGTGTTTTATGCGAAGGAAGGTTTTGTCACCGTATCCTTAAGCTGGATTATATTGAGTCTGGTAGGTGCGATGCCCTTTTATTTAAGCGGGGAGATTCCTTCTTATACGGATGCTTTATTCGAAACGGTTTCGGGCTTAACGACTACGGGGGCAACCATTCTTACGGATGTGGAGGTTTTATCGAGAAGTGCTCAGTTTTGGAGGTGCTTTACCCACTGGATAGGAGGAATGGGTGTCCTGGTATTGATTATGGCAGTTCTGCCCTTGTCCGGGAGCTATAATATGCACCTTCTCAGAGCGGAAAGTCCGGGTCCTAAAGTAGGAAAGCTGGTGCCCAAGGTAAAGAATACGGCGATGATACTTTATGGCATTTATATGGGCATCACGCTTGCAGGAACGATTTCTTTAATGTTAGCCGGGCTGTCTGCTTATGATGCGGTTACGCTGGCTTTTTCTTCGGTGGGAACGGGAGGCTTCGGACTTCTTAATTCCAGTGCGGGAAGCTATTCCGTAGCAGTTCAGGCGGTGCTTACAGCGCTTATGCTTATATGCGGCGTTAATTTTCAGGTGTTTTATCTGCTGCTCATAAGAAAGCCCAAGGAAGCATTTGCCAGTGAAGAAATCCGTTATTATTTTATTATTGTGTTGCTGTCGGCGGTAATGATCACTCTTAATACAGAGAATTTTTTTGATAACATATTTCTTGGTTTTCACCATGCACTGTTTCAAGTGGCGTCGGTAATAACCACTACGGGATTTTCATCTGTGGATTATGATAAATGGCCGGAGTTTTCCAAGACGATCATGTTTCTGCTTTCTATGCTTGGTGCCTGCGCAGGAAGTACCAGCGGAGGCTTCAAGATATCACGGTTTATTATTTCGCTTCGTTCTATTAAGAATGAGATTTCTTATGTCATACATCCCAGAGGGTTTAAAAAGATTTATATGGATGGACATGTGGTGGAGAGTAGCGTGACGAAATCAGTTCAGGTATATGCAATGATTTATATATTTATCTTTTTTGGATCTTTTTTGGTACTTTCTTTGAATGAATTTGATTTTACAACGAATATGGCGGCAGTGGCGGCAACCTTTAATAACGTGGGGGCGGGCTTTAGCTTGGTAGGACCTTCAGGAAACTATTCGATATTTTCGGGGTTATCCAAGTTTGTACTTATATTTGATATGCTTGTGGGAAGACTGGAGCTTTTGCCGATTCTTATACTTTTGTCGCCGGGAACATGGAAGAAATAA